Proteins from a single region of Paenibacillus sp. BIHB 4019:
- the rplD gene encoding 50S ribosomal protein L4, which yields MPKVSLYNVSGSQVGEVELADSVFGIEPNKHVLHSAVTLQQAAERAGTHKTKGRSEVRGGGRKPWKQKGTGRARQGSIRSPQWVGGGTVFGPTPRSYGFKLPKKVRRLAIKSALSSKVIANEIIVLDQLSFSTPKTKEFVAILNNLKVARKALVVLPSYDDNVALSARNIPGVKFVAADGINVLDVLVYDKLIITKDAVEKVQEVFA from the coding sequence GGTTCGCAAGTAGGCGAGGTTGAATTGGCAGATAGCGTTTTCGGTATCGAGCCTAACAAACACGTTCTACACAGCGCTGTTACGCTTCAGCAAGCTGCTGAGCGTGCAGGTACTCACAAAACTAAAGGACGCTCTGAAGTACGTGGTGGCGGTCGTAAACCTTGGAAACAAAAAGGAACTGGCCGTGCTCGTCAAGGTAGCATTCGCTCCCCGCAATGGGTTGGCGGCGGTACAGTATTTGGACCGACTCCACGCTCTTACGGTTTCAAGCTTCCTAAGAAAGTTCGCCGTTTGGCAATCAAATCGGCTCTATCTTCGAAGGTGATCGCTAACGAAATTATCGTTCTTGATCAATTGTCGTTCTCGACTCCTAAGACGAAAGAATTCGTAGCGATTCTGAACAATCTGAAAGTGGCTCGTAAAGCGCTTGTTGTTTTGCCTAGCTATGATGACAATGTAGCATTGTCTGCTCGTAACATCCCAGGTGTGAAATTCGTCGCAGCTGACGGCATTAATGTTCTGGATGTACTTGTATATGACAAGCTCATCATCACTAAAGATGCTGTAGAGAAAGTACAGGAGGTGTTTGCGTAA
- the rplW gene encoding 50S ribosomal protein L23, producing MKNPRDIIKRPVITERTSEYMVSKRYVFEVDLRSNKTEIKNAIEQIFKVKVTSVNTMRVAGKPKRYGKYSGYRSEWKKAIVQLSDDSKELEFFETSV from the coding sequence ATGAAAAACCCTCGCGATATTATTAAACGTCCTGTTATTACAGAACGTACTAGCGAATACATGGTTTCCAAACGTTACGTGTTCGAAGTTGATCTTCGCTCTAACAAAACAGAAATCAAAAACGCTATTGAGCAAATTTTCAAAGTTAAGGTTACTAGCGTTAACACAATGCGTGTTGCTGGCAAACCTAAGCGCTATGGTAAATATAGCGGTTATAGATCCGAATGGAAAAAAGCAATCGTTCAACTGAGCGATGATAGCAAAGAACTTGAGTTCTTTGAAACGTCTGTTTAG
- the rplB gene encoding 50S ribosomal protein L2, translating to MPIKKYKPTSPARRGMSVSTFEEITTDTPEKSLLAPLFKKAGRNNQGKITVRHQGGGHKRKYRIIDFKRLKDGIAGKVATIEYDPNRTSNIALIHYADGEKAYIIAPKGLKVGDQVMSGPTADIKVGNTLPLGNIPVGSVIHNIELQPGKGGQLVRAAGTEAQLLGKEEVYVSIRLSSGEVRRILKTCRATIGSVGNEDHELVKIGKAGRSRWMNRRPEVRGVVMNPNDHPHGGGEGRAPIGRKSPMSPWGKPTLGYKTRKKKKASSQYIIRRRTK from the coding sequence GTGCCAATTAAAAAGTATAAACCGACCTCTCCTGCACGTCGTGGTATGTCGGTCTCGACTTTCGAAGAGATCACAACAGACACACCGGAGAAATCGTTGCTAGCACCACTTTTCAAAAAAGCTGGTCGTAACAACCAAGGTAAAATTACGGTTCGTCATCAAGGCGGCGGACACAAACGTAAATATCGGATTATCGACTTCAAGCGTCTTAAGGATGGAATTGCTGGTAAAGTGGCAACGATCGAATACGATCCAAACCGTACTTCCAACATCGCTCTAATCCACTACGCTGATGGTGAGAAAGCCTACATTATCGCTCCTAAAGGTCTTAAAGTTGGAGATCAAGTAATGTCCGGCCCTACTGCTGATATCAAAGTAGGTAACACTCTTCCACTTGGTAACATTCCTGTTGGTTCGGTTATCCACAACATTGAATTGCAACCAGGCAAAGGCGGACAATTGGTTCGTGCTGCTGGTACAGAAGCTCAGCTTCTTGGTAAAGAAGAAGTTTACGTATCGATCCGTCTTTCTTCCGGTGAGGTTCGTCGCATTCTGAAAACTTGTCGTGCAACAATCGGTTCTGTTGGTAACGAAGATCACGAACTCGTGAAAATCGGTAAAGCCGGCCGTTCCCGTTGGATGAACAGACGTCCAGAAGTCCGCGGCGTAGTAATGAACCCTAACGATCACCCACACGGTGGTGGTGAAGGTCGCGCTCCGATCGGTCGTAAATCGCCAATGTCTCCTTGGGGCAAACCAACACTTGGTTACAAAACCCGCAAGAAGAAAAAAGCTTCGAGCCAATATATTATTCGTCGTCGTACGAAGTAA
- the rpsS gene encoding 30S ribosomal protein S19, producing MGRSLKKGPFIDGYLLKKVEDLNEANKKVVVKTWSRRSTIFPQFIGHTFGVYDGRKHVPVYVTEDMVGHKLGEFAPTRTYKGHDDDKKTGRR from the coding sequence ATGGGTCGCAGTTTGAAAAAAGGGCCGTTTATTGACGGTTACCTGCTCAAAAAAGTCGAGGATTTGAATGAAGCAAACAAAAAAGTCGTGGTCAAAACTTGGTCCCGTCGCTCGACAATTTTCCCACAATTCATTGGTCACACTTTCGGCGTTTATGACGGTCGCAAGCACGTGCCAGTATACGTAACGGAAGATATGGTTGGACACAAGCTTGGTGAGTTTGCACCAACTCGTACGTACAAAGGTCATGATGACGATAAGAAGACGGGCAGAAGATAA